From the Cryptomeria japonica chromosome 2, Sugi_1.0, whole genome shotgun sequence genome, one window contains:
- the LOC131030488 gene encoding pectinesterase: MHSLSEEMHSFKGYGKVDALHQEKLVARKKSRRRIIIIGITCLVLIAIIVSVAVAVVRSKSSSKDEEPTEMQTSSKAMTAVCSVTVYKEKCISSLSSYNGSSKLSPKDLFNIAVVVAMREAQNALSVVSNLTEQITDPEQKQAFKDCGELIDQTVDQLNSSSDDLKNFNLKSLTEPSSDVRTWLSAALTNLVTCVDGLSNTTSSQGKDQMHSIVDNLSELTSNSLAIVSNVAKLLKKLKISFPTRRLLMDDFNPAENGFPGWVSATDRRLLQTDIVPNVIVAKDGTGNYKTIQEAVDAAPTKNETRFIIMVKQGIYQETVEVSKAKTMLMIVGDGMDKTIITGDKSFGTGTKTFHTATLIAVGKGFIAQDIQIRNTAGASNHQAVAARVGSDESLFVKCNISAYQDTLYAHSLRQFYRDCYISGTVDFIFGNAAVVFQNCIIAARLPDPNQKNTITAQGRTDPNQNTGISIQNCNITGEADLFAAKDTFATYLGRPWKLYSRTVIMTSHMDDIINPAGWLEWNGDFALETLYYVEYQNTGAGAALDRRVTWPGFKNTTDANEMAKFTVESFIGTSWLQATKVTFFSGLTA; this comes from the exons ATGCATTCATTGAGCGAGGAGATGCATTCATTCAAAGGCTATGGCAAAGTGGATGCCCTGCATCAGGAAAAATTAGTTGCCAGAAAGAAGTCAAGAAGAAGAATCATCATAATCGGTATAACTTGTTTGGTTTTGATAGCTATAATTGTCTCTGTTGCAGTTGCAGTTGTCCGATCTAAAAGCAGCAGCAAGGATGAAGAGCCCACTGAAATGCAAACGAGCAGCAAGGCCATGACAGCCGTTTGCAGCGTCACGGTCTACAAAGAAAAGTGCATTTCCAGCCTTTCCTCTTACAATGGCTCCTCCAAGCTAAGCCCCAAGGATCTATTTAATATTGCAGTGGTCGTGGCCATGAGGGAAGCACAGAATGCCCTTTCTGTTGTCTCTAATCTCACGGAACAAATTACCGATCCGGAGCAGAAACAGGCGTTCAAAGACTGTGGGGAGCTAATAGACCAAACTGTAGACCAGCTAAATAGTTCTAGTGACGATTTGAAGAATTTCAATCTCAAATCGTTGACTGAGCCTTCAAGTGATGTACGGACTTGGCTCAGTGCTGCGCTCACAAATCTGGTCACCTGTGTTGACGGCTTGTCCAACACCACTTCAAGTCAAGGTAAAGATCAGATGCACAGTATCGTGGACAATCTGAGCGAGTTGACCAGCAATTCTCTGGCGATTGTAAGCAATGTTGCAAAATTGCTGAAAAAATTGAAGATATCCTTCCCTACCCGACGTCTGTTGATGGATGATTTCAATCCTGCGGAAAATGGGTTTCCAGGGTGGGTGTCTGCAACGGATCGAAGGCTTCTACAGACAGACATAGTGCCTAATGTAATTGTGGCGAAAGATGGTACTGGGAATTATAAAACGATTCAGGAGGCAGTGGACGCAGCCCCTACCAAGAACGAGACCAGATTCATTATCATGGTGAAACAGGGGATTTACCAGGAGACTGTGGAAGTGAGCAAAGCGAAGACAATGTTGATGATAGTCGGTGATGGTATGGATAAAACGATTATTACTGGCGATAAAAGTTTTGGGACAGGCACCAAAACGTTTCATACTGCAACATTAA TTGCTGTTGGAAAGGGATTCATTGCTCAGGACATACAAATTAGAAACACTGCAGGAGCATCCAACCATCAAGCTGTGGCTGCTCGAGTTGGGTCGGATGAATCGCTGTTCGTTAAGTGCAATATAAGCGCCTACCAAGACACTCTCTATGCACATTCTCTCCGTCAATTTTACAGAGACTGCTACATTTCTGGTACAGTGGATTTCATCTTCGGAAATGCTGCTGTTGTGTTTCAGAATTGCATCATTGCTGCACGGCTACCGGATCCAAATCAGAAGAACACTATAACTGCTCAAGGGAGAACAGATCCCAACCAGAATACCGGAATCTCCATCCAGAACTGCAACATTACTGGAGAAGCCGATCTCTTTGCCGCCAAGGACACTTTTGCTACATACCTTGGGAGACCCTGGAAATTGTACTCGCGGACAGTCATAATGACCTCCCACATGGACGATATCATTAATCCTGCTGGTTGGCTTGAATGGAACGGAGACTTCGCATTGGAAACTTTGTATTATGTGGAATATCAGAACACTGGTGCAGGAGCTGCTCTCGACCGTCGTGTAACGTGGCCTGGTTTTAAAAACACCACCGATGCAAATGAAATGGCTAAATTTACAGTGGAGAGTTTCATAGGCACTTCGTGGTTGCAGGCAACGAAGGTTACATTTTTTTCAGGTTTAACCGCATGA